The genomic stretch TCTTTCTGGATGAGCTTTCCGATCTCGGTGAATTCCTCACAGAGCAGTTCGAGGATGTCGTCGAGCGTCAGAACACCGATCAGCTTGCCCTCCTGATCGACGACCGGCAGTCGTCGGAAGCCGCCGGATCGCATTTTCGTGAGGGCGGCTTCGATGGACGTCTCCTCAGAGATGCTACAGGGGAATCGAGTCATAATGTCCGCGATCGTTGTTTCGATAGCGTCGCGTCCTTTCCCGACCACGCGGAGTGCCAGGTCCCGATCGGTGAGCATGCCGATGGGGTGGGATTCTTCATCAAGGACGATGAGTGTGCCCACGTTACGGGAATTCATGCGTTCGGCGGCGACTTGAACGGATTCGTTTTGATCAACCAAATCGACTTCTCTAGTGCAAATTCGACCTGCAGTCATGACTTTCTCCTTTGCAAAAATGTGATGTCGTGTTTCTGATTGAAAACAATAACGATAGAGAAACGGGCCCAGAGAGTGGCAAACCGCTTCTTTATTCCAGCATAACGAATCTTAGCGATGTGTAAACAGGTTCTGGATAGTCTGAAAACCGATCGTTGTGATGGGGGAATTCCCCAGGCGGAGGGCAGGGGATACCGTAGTATAGTTCTCTTTATTTTCCTGATTTCAGAACGGATGAGGAGCAGGTAGGATGCCGTCAAAAAAACAAAGACGGCCAGTCGAACTGGAGAGCCAGTCTGACTGGAGTCGGTCTGCTGACCTGGTCAGCAGAATATCCCCTGTCAGCTTTTCATAAGGAGAGAAATGACGATGGCGACAACCATGACAAAAGAGAAAAACCAGCCGATGCAAGCTGCTCAGCCTGAGGTCAAAACGCGGCTACTGTCACAACGTCCGGGTGCTTTCAGTTCGTTTCTGGGGCGTGCCCCCTTCTGGTCGTTGCGGGATGAGATGGATCAGCTGCTGTCACGTTTTTCTGATGACTGGAGCAGTGGCTGGATGACTCAGGGGTTTGAAGCTTCACTTGACCTGTCCGAGACGGATGACAAAATCGAAGTTCATCTGGATGTTCCTGGAATCAAGCCTGAAGAGATTACTGTTGAGGTCAGTGGCAACCAGTTACGGATTACCGGGGAGCGGAAAGAAGACCGGGAAGAAAAAGGCAAAACGTATCATCGCGTGGAACGCCATTCAGGTAGTTTTTCACGGACAGTGACGTTGCCTTGTGAAGTGAAGGAACCTGCGATTGAGGCCTGTTGTGACAACGGCGTGCTGACGATTTCACTTCCGAAAGCAGAGAGCGTCAAAGCACACAAGGTGACTGTGAAGCCGAAAGCCAAATAACTCCTGAGTCGATGGTGGTGGCTTTACATTCAAACGGGTGGTGTGTCGCATCAGGCGTGTTGCGGCGC from Gimesia chilikensis encodes the following:
- a CDS encoding Hsp20/alpha crystallin family protein, with translation MATTMTKEKNQPMQAAQPEVKTRLLSQRPGAFSSFLGRAPFWSLRDEMDQLLSRFSDDWSSGWMTQGFEASLDLSETDDKIEVHLDVPGIKPEEITVEVSGNQLRITGERKEDREEKGKTYHRVERHSGSFSRTVTLPCEVKEPAIEACCDNGVLTISLPKAESVKAHKVTVKPKAK
- a CDS encoding CBS domain-containing protein: MTAGRICTREVDLVDQNESVQVAAERMNSRNVGTLIVLDEESHPIGMLTDRDLALRVVGKGRDAIETTIADIMTRFPCSISEETSIEAALTKMRSGGFRRLPVVDQEGKLIGVLTLDDILELLCEEFTEIGKLIQKESPASLAQL